A single window of Chitinophaga sp. XS-30 DNA harbors:
- a CDS encoding phospho-sugar mutase: protein MDANILSKVEQWLTGGYDAETVSTIEKLRKDNPEELTDAFYRNLEFGTGGLRGIMGVGTNRMNRYTVGMATQGFANYLKKSFNGEIKMAIAHDSRNNSRYFAEVAANVMAANGIKVFLFDSLRPTPELSFAIRHLHCQAGIVLTASHNPREYNGYKAYWNDGAQLVPPHDKNVIAEVDKISSIGEVNWTGWEQNITLIGKDIDEAYLQMLKGLSVYPEVVAAQKDLKIVYTPIHGTGITLVPEILQRFGFTNVHIVEEQAQPDGNFPTVVYPNPEESEAMSIGLKKAAALDADILLGTDPDSDRVGIAVKDHTGKWILLNGNQTAVLLFNYIVEARKRKGLTQPNDYICKTVVTSDLIDVFAATNGIKCYNTLTGFKWIADLIRRKEATENFICGGEESYGYMIGDNVRDKDAIASVAMICEMAAYAKHEGKSLFEQLIDIYLKYGFYKESLISITKKGMKGAEEIAEMMTVYRDNPPKTINGSPVVKLFDYQLQKVTNIATGETTTIDLPKSNVLQFLLEDGSRISARPSGTEPKIKFYFSVHEPLDSVADLERVEQLLDSKVTNIIHDMKIG from the coding sequence ATGGATGCAAACATTCTCAGCAAAGTAGAACAATGGCTGACCGGCGGGTATGACGCCGAAACCGTATCGACAATTGAAAAACTCCGTAAAGACAATCCCGAAGAACTGACAGATGCGTTTTACCGTAACCTGGAATTCGGTACCGGCGGTCTCCGCGGCATAATGGGCGTAGGCACCAACCGCATGAACAGATACACCGTAGGGATGGCCACACAGGGATTTGCCAACTATCTCAAAAAGTCATTCAACGGGGAAATAAAAATGGCTATCGCGCATGACAGCCGGAATAACAGCCGCTATTTTGCGGAAGTGGCAGCCAATGTGATGGCGGCAAACGGTATCAAGGTGTTTCTTTTTGACAGCCTGCGGCCCACTCCCGAACTGTCTTTTGCCATCCGCCACCTGCATTGCCAGGCCGGTATTGTGCTCACGGCCTCTCATAACCCGCGGGAATACAATGGGTACAAAGCCTACTGGAACGACGGCGCGCAACTGGTACCGCCGCACGACAAGAACGTGATCGCGGAAGTGGACAAGATCAGCAGCATCGGGGAAGTGAACTGGACCGGCTGGGAACAAAATATCACCCTTATCGGGAAAGACATTGACGAAGCATACCTGCAGATGCTCAAAGGACTGAGCGTGTACCCGGAAGTTGTTGCCGCGCAGAAAGACCTCAAGATCGTGTACACCCCCATTCATGGTACCGGCATTACCCTTGTACCGGAGATATTGCAGCGCTTCGGCTTTACCAATGTACACATTGTGGAAGAGCAGGCCCAGCCTGACGGCAACTTCCCGACCGTTGTGTATCCCAACCCGGAAGAGTCCGAAGCCATGAGCATCGGCCTGAAAAAAGCGGCGGCACTGGATGCGGACATTCTCCTTGGGACCGACCCCGATTCAGATCGTGTAGGCATCGCCGTGAAAGACCATACCGGCAAATGGATATTGCTCAATGGTAATCAAACCGCCGTGCTGCTCTTTAATTACATCGTGGAAGCCCGCAAACGCAAGGGCCTCACACAACCGAACGATTACATCTGCAAAACAGTGGTCACATCCGACCTGATAGACGTATTTGCCGCTACCAACGGCATCAAATGCTACAATACCCTCACCGGCTTCAAATGGATCGCAGACCTGATCCGCCGCAAGGAAGCAACAGAGAACTTCATCTGCGGCGGCGAAGAATCCTATGGTTACATGATCGGGGACAACGTGCGGGACAAGGATGCCATCGCTTCCGTGGCCATGATCTGTGAAATGGCCGCCTATGCGAAACATGAAGGCAAATCGCTTTTTGAGCAGCTGATCGACATCTACCTGAAATATGGATTCTACAAGGAATCGCTCATCTCCATCACCAAAAAAGGCATGAAGGGAGCGGAAGAGATCGCTGAAATGATGACGGTTTACCGCGACAATCCGCCCAAGACCATCAATGGCTCTCCGGTAGTGAAACTGTTCGATTACCAGCTGCAAAAGGTAACCAACATTGCCACCGGTGAAACCACCACCATAGACCTTCCGAAATCCAATGTGCTGCAGTTCCTCCTGGAAGATGGCAGCCGCATATCCGCACGGCCTTCCGGAACCGAGCCGAAAATAAAATTCTACTTCAGCGTGCATGAGCCGCTGGACAGCGTGGCCGATCTCGAAAGAGTGGAACAGCTGCTGGACAGCAAAGTGACCAATATTATTCACGATATGAAAATTGGATGA
- a CDS encoding protein-L-isoaspartate(D-aspartate) O-methyltransferase — MRRYEDNYKQKGLRRQLVDNIRQKGITDENVLAAINNIPRHYFLDTAFEGIAYEDRAFPIGEGQTISQPYTVAYQTQLLEVKPFEKVLEIGTGSAYQACVLGELKANVYTIERQKKLFELVKQFPFKSKYPTLRFFYGDGYEGLPTYAPFDKVLVTAAAPEIPRKLLQQLRIGGKMVIPVGGQDVQRMLRITKVGEDDYEEEVFDNFSFVPMLTGKNG, encoded by the coding sequence ATGAGGCGGTACGAAGACAATTACAAGCAAAAAGGGCTGCGGCGGCAACTGGTGGACAACATCAGGCAGAAAGGTATTACGGATGAAAATGTATTGGCAGCCATCAACAACATTCCCCGGCATTATTTCCTGGATACGGCCTTTGAAGGGATCGCGTATGAGGACAGGGCATTTCCGATCGGGGAGGGGCAGACCATCTCACAACCCTATACCGTTGCTTACCAGACGCAGCTGCTGGAAGTAAAACCCTTTGAAAAGGTGCTGGAGATCGGCACCGGCAGCGCTTACCAGGCTTGCGTGCTTGGAGAGCTGAAAGCTAATGTGTACACTATTGAGCGGCAGAAGAAGCTGTTCGAACTGGTGAAACAATTCCCTTTCAAATCAAAGTATCCCACGCTCCGTTTTTTTTATGGGGATGGATATGAAGGTTTGCCTACCTATGCTCCGTTCGACAAGGTGCTGGTTACCGCGGCGGCGCCGGAGATCCCCCGCAAGCTGTTACAGCAGCTGAGGATCGGGGGGAAGATGGTGATCCCCGTCGGAGGCCAGGATGTGCAGCGCATGCTGCGTATCACCAAGGTGGGGGAAGACGATTATGAGGAGGAGGTGTTCGACAACTTCTCGTTTGTTCCCATGCTTACCGGAAAGAACGGATAA
- a CDS encoding DUF445 domain-containing protein: MLLYLIPFLGALTGWLVIKAAMWLIFHPVKPVSLGLFTLQGIFPRQQQQLGEQLGKMVSEQFFSFEDIRSKLTDPEKISAIKPHVEEHLEHFLRKKLPETMPMISMFIGDSTILQIKTTLAAELDLLFPKLIDQYLQNVKDELDLRSIVSSRISGLSVAQVEAGLRHQAGKGLSAMSWLGAAIGFVMGCLQLLLAML; this comes from the coding sequence ATGTTACTTTACCTGATTCCTTTTCTCGGCGCATTGACCGGCTGGCTTGTTATCAAAGCTGCCATGTGGCTGATCTTTCATCCGGTTAAACCGGTCAGCCTGGGCCTGTTCACCCTGCAGGGCATCTTTCCCCGGCAGCAACAGCAACTCGGGGAGCAACTGGGAAAAATGGTATCGGAACAGTTTTTCTCTTTTGAGGATATCCGCAGCAAGCTGACAGACCCCGAAAAGATCAGTGCTATCAAACCGCATGTAGAAGAGCATCTGGAGCATTTTCTCCGCAAGAAGCTGCCGGAAACCATGCCGATGATCTCCATGTTCATCGGAGACAGCACCATCCTCCAGATCAAAACCACTTTGGCAGCGGAACTGGATCTCCTCTTCCCGAAACTGATCGATCAGTATCTCCAGAATGTGAAAGATGAGCTGGACCTCCGCAGCATCGTCTCTTCCAGAATATCGGGCCTTTCCGTGGCACAGGTGGAGGCAGGACTGCGCCACCAGGCCGGTAAAGGATTGTCCGCCATGAGTTGGTTGGGTGCGGCCATCGGTTTTGTTATGGGTTGCCTGCAGTTGCTGCTCGCCATGCTGTAA
- a CDS encoding (Fe-S)-binding protein yields MQIVYQLLFLTALGVAVWLFTRRALGIRRNILLGRNVELNDRPAERWKNLLLLAFGQKKMFRNPLVAVLHFFVYAGFIIINIEILEIMIDGLAGTHRIFAPVLGRLYLVLIGCFEILAVLVAVSCAIFLVRRNILKLKRFISKDLDGWPRSDANYILLTEIVLMLLFLTMNAADQALQARGAEHYITTGDFWVTSQFAPLFSGLSDSALIAVERGAWWLHILGVLAFLNYLPFSKHLHIILAFPNAYYTDLRPKGKMENMPAIQQEVLYAMQPELAANAPVSDTVPKFGAKDVQDLTWKNLLDAYACTECGRCSAACPATQTGKALSPRLIMMKTRDRLEEVGRNIRQHGSATTDNKSLLRDHITEEELRACTTCNACVEECPVSINPLHIILQMRRHLVMEESSAPQEWNMMFSNIENNMAPWKFSPDDRDAWIQ; encoded by the coding sequence ATGCAAATTGTTTACCAACTCCTCTTTTTAACGGCCCTGGGTGTGGCGGTGTGGTTGTTTACGCGAAGGGCGCTGGGTATCCGGCGGAACATCCTGCTGGGGCGGAATGTGGAACTGAATGACCGTCCCGCCGAGCGCTGGAAGAACCTGCTGCTGCTGGCATTCGGGCAGAAAAAGATGTTCCGCAACCCGCTGGTGGCGGTATTGCACTTCTTTGTGTATGCCGGGTTCATTATCATCAATATAGAGATACTGGAGATCATGATCGACGGGCTGGCCGGCACGCATCGTATATTCGCGCCCGTTCTGGGCCGGCTGTACCTGGTGCTGATCGGTTGCTTCGAGATACTGGCTGTACTGGTAGCTGTTTCCTGCGCCATCTTCCTGGTCCGCCGGAATATCCTCAAACTGAAACGTTTCATCAGCAAAGACCTTGACGGCTGGCCGCGCTCGGATGCCAATTACATTCTGCTGACGGAGATCGTGCTCATGCTGCTTTTTCTGACGATGAACGCGGCAGACCAGGCATTGCAGGCCCGGGGTGCGGAGCATTACATCACTACCGGGGATTTCTGGGTGACCAGTCAGTTCGCCCCGCTTTTCTCCGGCTTGTCCGATTCCGCACTGATAGCTGTGGAACGCGGTGCATGGTGGCTGCATATCCTCGGTGTACTGGCCTTTCTGAACTACCTGCCGTTCTCCAAACATCTGCATATCATCCTCGCATTTCCCAATGCTTATTATACCGATCTGCGGCCCAAAGGCAAAATGGAGAACATGCCGGCCATCCAGCAGGAAGTGCTGTATGCCATGCAGCCTGAGCTGGCGGCCAATGCCCCCGTATCCGACACCGTGCCGAAGTTTGGCGCGAAAGACGTGCAGGACCTGACCTGGAAGAACCTGCTGGACGCATATGCCTGCACGGAATGCGGCAGATGCTCCGCCGCCTGCCCTGCTACGCAGACGGGGAAAGCCCTTTCCCCCCGCCTCATCATGATGAAAACGCGGGACCGGCTGGAGGAAGTGGGCCGGAACATCCGGCAGCATGGCAGCGCTACAACAGATAACAAAAGCCTTTTACGCGATCATATCACCGAAGAGGAGCTGCGCGCCTGCACTACCTGCAACGCCTGCGTAGAAGAATGCCCGGTAAGCATCAATCCGCTGCATATCATCCTGCAGATGCGGAGGCACCTGGTGATGGAGGAATCCAGCGCCCCGCAGGAATGGAACATGATGTTTTCCAACATAGAGAATAATATGGCGCCCTGGAAATTCAGTCCGGATGACCGGGACGCCTGGATACAATAA
- a CDS encoding type II toxin-antitoxin system HicB family antitoxin yields the protein MKKKPLIVVVEASSTGFGTWSEDLPGITGYAKTIPEAKKDFADALQAVLDVNAEEGTPDPALNDGNFEYIYKYDLPSIFAHFGMLDVTNFAKRIGLNASLLRQYKAGLAIASERQKKRIEKGLHDLGQELLNVRL from the coding sequence ATGAAAAAGAAGCCGTTAATCGTAGTTGTAGAAGCCTCGTCCACAGGTTTTGGTACCTGGTCGGAGGATCTTCCGGGCATTACCGGGTATGCCAAAACCATTCCCGAAGCCAAAAAGGATTTCGCAGACGCCCTGCAGGCGGTACTGGATGTTAATGCGGAGGAAGGCACTCCGGATCCCGCGCTGAACGATGGCAATTTTGAATACATCTACAAATATGACCTCCCGAGCATATTTGCGCATTTCGGGATGCTGGATGTGACCAACTTTGCAAAGAGGATCGGCCTGAACGCTTCGCTTTTAAGGCAGTACAAAGCAGGGCTTGCCATCGCTTCGGAACGCCAGAAGAAAAGAATAGAAAAAGGGTTGCACGACCTGGGGCAGGAATTGTTGAACGTCAGATTATAG
- a CDS encoding (Fe-S)-binding protein: MQIKTMAEYFANGETPEVLFWVGCAGSFDQRAQKITRAFAAILDKAGIPFAILGKEEGCTGDPARRAGNEFLFQMMAYSNIQLLNNYGVKSIVTACPHCFNTFRNEYPQLGGTYEVVHHATYLQQLIDGGRIKMKEGGTFKGKKITYHDSCYLGRANGIYEAPRQVLETLDAELVEMKRCKSKGLCCGAGGAQMFKEEEKGNTRVNFARGHEAVATDASVIAANCPFCMTMLTDGVKEAGKEEEVKVLDIAEMIEQNMQ, from the coding sequence ATGCAGATCAAAACGATGGCCGAATATTTTGCCAATGGAGAAACACCGGAAGTGCTTTTCTGGGTAGGGTGCGCCGGCAGCTTTGACCAGCGCGCCCAAAAGATCACCAGGGCATTTGCCGCCATACTGGATAAAGCAGGCATCCCGTTTGCGATACTCGGCAAGGAAGAAGGCTGCACCGGCGATCCCGCACGCAGGGCCGGCAATGAATTCCTCTTCCAGATGATGGCCTACAGCAACATTCAGCTATTGAACAACTATGGCGTGAAATCCATCGTAACCGCATGCCCGCATTGTTTCAATACTTTCCGGAATGAATATCCCCAGCTTGGGGGAACATACGAAGTAGTGCATCATGCCACTTATCTTCAGCAGCTGATCGACGGAGGCCGCATCAAAATGAAGGAAGGCGGCACTTTTAAAGGCAAAAAGATCACGTACCACGACTCCTGTTACCTTGGCCGCGCGAATGGCATTTACGAGGCTCCCCGGCAGGTACTGGAAACCCTGGATGCAGAGCTGGTAGAGATGAAACGCTGTAAAAGCAAGGGCCTCTGCTGTGGAGCGGGAGGCGCACAGATGTTCAAGGAAGAAGAAAAAGGCAATACCCGCGTGAATTTTGCCAGAGGCCATGAAGCCGTGGCCACCGACGCCTCGGTTATTGCCGCCAATTGCCCGTTTTGCATGACCATGTTGACCGACGGCGTGAAAGAAGCCGGAAAGGAAGAAGAAGTAAAAGTGCTGGACATCGCCGAAATGATCGAACAAAACATGCAATAG
- a CDS encoding phosphoribosyltransferase family protein, translating into MENKNVILTQDAIEKRIERIAYEIYEHNYDESSIILAGIWDRGSILTAKIAAHLKRIASFHIDVMEIKLDKQHPAEVELSHQLDFNGKVIILIDDVANSGRTMLYALKPFLQFLPGKIQTAVLVDRRHKSFPLSVDFVGYSLATTIKDMVMVDVEGEEIRSAYLV; encoded by the coding sequence ATGGAAAATAAGAACGTTATCCTGACGCAGGACGCGATTGAAAAGAGAATAGAACGGATTGCGTATGAAATATACGAACATAATTACGACGAGTCATCCATTATCCTGGCGGGCATCTGGGACCGCGGCTCCATTCTCACCGCCAAGATCGCGGCGCACCTCAAACGTATCGCTTCCTTCCATATCGATGTCATGGAAATAAAGCTGGACAAACAGCATCCCGCCGAAGTGGAATTATCCCATCAGCTGGATTTTAACGGCAAGGTCATCATTCTGATCGATGACGTGGCCAATTCCGGCCGTACCATGTTATATGCCCTTAAACCATTCCTGCAGTTCCTGCCCGGAAAGATACAGACGGCTGTGCTGGTGGACCGTCGCCACAAATCGTTTCCTTTGTCGGTTGACTTCGTAGGCTACAGCCTGGCCACTACCATTAAAGATATGGTTATGGTAGATGTAGAAGGAGAGGAGATCCGTTCTGCTTATCTCGTTTAA
- a CDS encoding outer membrane beta-barrel family protein translates to MRKLFFLIIGSIVIQTYAAAQAPQGTRPAGAAAGQQRAAMPQIGHVYGKLVDAQTRQTIEYASVALLRQKDSGVVTGMLSKPNGDFSLEQLPFGQFILRINFMGYKTIFKKVSVTPQAMSQDLGNIRLEANTEVLSEVQVTGQRTAFQMSIDKKVFNVDRNLTSVGGTAADVLKSVPSVNVDIDGNVKVRNSSPNIFVDGKPSTLTIDQIPADAIESVELITNPSAKYDAEGMSGIINIVLKKNKKAGFNGMIMGGIGTNDKYNAGGNINARQGKWNVSANYNFNANRNWGSGETDRTNFGVPGSSVTTNNYTTQTSDSRSGGQFQFGKLGVDYYIDNRNTISVSQNIVRGSFKNFEDLTSVFSDENKSFTGQNQRLSDSKFGFRNYTTLVGFKHLFAKPNKELTADFSMNKSSNERSGGFNTRMQDASGNPLGDPRFQFNNSDGKTDFFTLQADYVNPVGATGKFETGVKATLRNYSSIYDVFNRNNAGVDERIDSLSTDYEYNEQIYAAYGNYSNVIGNFGYQLGLRAEQYVYAGEIPSQGLKFNPTRARPGLFPSVYFSYKLEKEQELQLNYSRRVNRPNFFQLIPYRDITDPQNQREGNPDLKPEFTNSLEFSYMKTWKAHNVLASLYYRNTNNLITSLSTVIGRDSLLSTFVNARKSASYGAEITVKNQIVKGWDITTNVNLYQQEIDVFNEKTGNYITNNGFSWLAKINSETKLPANFTFQVTANYQAPTITLPGGGGGRGGGFMMIPTSAQGMIKGLSAVDLALRKDFLKGKNLSATLSLSDVFNTRQYEMDQVDEAFAQSYLRKRESRILKLNLSYRFGKFDTQLFKRKNMRSEQQGMQMDTGQGF, encoded by the coding sequence ATGAGAAAATTGTTCTTTTTAATTATTGGATCAATTGTGATACAGACGTACGCTGCAGCGCAAGCGCCCCAGGGCACACGGCCTGCCGGTGCGGCAGCCGGCCAGCAACGCGCGGCCATGCCCCAGATCGGTCATGTGTACGGCAAACTGGTAGATGCACAGACCAGGCAAACCATAGAATACGCTTCAGTAGCCCTCCTCCGCCAGAAGGATTCCGGTGTGGTAACCGGCATGCTCAGCAAACCCAACGGGGATTTCAGCCTTGAGCAACTGCCCTTCGGCCAGTTTATTCTCCGTATCAATTTCATGGGTTATAAAACCATCTTCAAAAAAGTATCGGTAACCCCGCAGGCCATGTCGCAGGACCTGGGGAATATCCGGCTGGAAGCCAATACCGAAGTACTCTCCGAAGTACAGGTAACCGGACAAAGGACGGCCTTCCAGATGAGTATCGACAAAAAGGTGTTCAATGTAGACCGGAACCTGACCAGTGTGGGCGGTACCGCCGCGGATGTACTGAAAAGCGTGCCTTCGGTGAACGTGGATATTGACGGTAATGTGAAAGTGCGCAACTCCTCTCCCAATATCTTTGTGGACGGAAAACCCAGCACCCTGACGATCGACCAGATACCCGCCGATGCCATTGAAAGCGTGGAACTGATCACGAACCCTTCCGCCAAATACGATGCCGAAGGTATGAGCGGCATCATCAACATCGTGCTGAAAAAGAATAAAAAGGCCGGTTTCAACGGCATGATCATGGGCGGTATCGGTACAAATGACAAATACAATGCGGGTGGTAATATCAACGCCCGCCAGGGGAAATGGAATGTCTCCGCCAACTATAATTTCAACGCCAACCGCAACTGGGGCAGCGGCGAAACGGACCGGACCAATTTCGGCGTTCCCGGCAGCAGTGTTACCACCAACAATTATACGACACAAACGAGCGATAGCCGTAGCGGCGGGCAATTCCAGTTCGGCAAACTGGGGGTGGACTATTATATCGATAACCGGAACACCATCTCCGTGAGCCAGAACATCGTGCGCGGGTCTTTCAAGAACTTTGAAGATCTCACCAGCGTGTTCAGCGATGAGAACAAAAGCTTCACCGGGCAGAACCAGCGGCTTTCTGACAGCAAGTTCGGCTTCCGCAACTACACCACACTGGTAGGCTTCAAACATCTTTTCGCCAAACCGAACAAGGAATTGACAGCTGACTTTTCCATGAATAAAAGCAGCAATGAACGCAGCGGAGGCTTCAACACCCGGATGCAGGACGCCAGCGGCAACCCGCTTGGAGACCCGCGATTCCAGTTCAACAACAGCGATGGCAAAACCGATTTCTTCACGCTCCAGGCGGATTATGTGAATCCTGTTGGCGCCACAGGTAAATTCGAGACAGGCGTTAAAGCAACCCTCCGCAACTATAGCAGCATCTACGATGTGTTCAACCGCAACAATGCGGGTGTGGATGAGCGGATAGACAGCCTGTCCACCGACTATGAATACAACGAACAGATCTACGCCGCTTACGGCAACTACTCCAATGTGATCGGCAACTTCGGCTACCAGCTGGGCTTGCGTGCCGAGCAGTATGTGTACGCCGGAGAGATCCCGAGCCAGGGCCTGAAGTTCAACCCCACCAGGGCAAGACCGGGCCTGTTCCCCAGCGTGTACTTTTCTTATAAACTGGAGAAAGAGCAGGAACTGCAACTGAACTACTCCCGCCGGGTGAACCGTCCCAATTTCTTCCAGCTGATCCCTTACCGGGACATTACAGACCCGCAAAACCAGCGCGAAGGCAATCCCGACCTGAAACCGGAATTCACCAACAGTCTGGAGTTCTCCTACATGAAAACCTGGAAGGCGCATAACGTGCTGGCCTCTCTCTACTACCGGAATACCAATAACCTGATCACTTCCCTCAGCACCGTGATCGGCAGGGATTCCCTGCTTTCCACATTCGTGAATGCACGGAAAAGCGCATCATACGGAGCGGAGATAACGGTAAAGAACCAGATCGTGAAAGGATGGGATATCACGACCAATGTGAACCTTTATCAGCAGGAAATAGATGTTTTCAATGAAAAGACCGGCAATTATATCACCAACAACGGGTTCAGCTGGCTGGCCAAGATCAATTCGGAAACAAAGCTGCCGGCGAACTTTACCTTCCAGGTAACAGCCAATTACCAGGCGCCGACCATTACCCTTCCTGGCGGAGGCGGTGGCCGTGGCGGCGGGTTCATGATGATCCCTACTTCAGCACAGGGAATGATCAAAGGATTGAGCGCGGTAGACCTTGCCCTGCGGAAAGACTTCCTGAAAGGCAAGAACCTCTCCGCCACCCTCTCCCTGAGCGATGTATTCAATACCCGGCAGTATGAAATGGACCAGGTGGATGAAGCTTTCGCTCAATCCTATCTGCGCAAGCGCGAGTCCCGCATCCTGAAGCTGAATCTGAGCTACCGCTTCGGGAAATTCGATACCCAGCTGTTCAAGCGCAAGAATATGCGTTCCGAGCAACAAGGCATGCAGATGGATACCGGGCAGGGATTCTAA
- a CDS encoding DUF2279 domain-containing protein has protein sequence MFCLLALLARQPVQAQDSTDHTKVWILGTASAAVYTGSLFILNEYWYKDYPKKSFHTLNDFGEWLQVDKFGHTYSAYMLAKYSRELWRWTGIPRKQQIWIGGLSGFAYQSVIEVLDAHSGHWGFSWSDMGANATGAAAMISQELLWDEQRILLKFSTIPKRYTDPVLRSRTDEQFGDILLERILKDYNAQTYWLSVNPSAFVKDSRFPKWLNIAIGYGADGMYAADDNTWEDAEGRRFNYAHIHRTRQFYLSPDIDFTRIPTRKKGLKILFQVLNSLKFPAPTLEVNSAGRIRMHAVFF, from the coding sequence TTGTTTTGTCTGCTTGCTCTCCTCGCCCGTCAGCCCGTTCAGGCACAGGATTCTACGGACCATACCAAAGTCTGGATACTGGGAACAGCCTCCGCCGCCGTGTACACAGGCTCGCTGTTCATACTGAACGAATATTGGTATAAGGATTATCCCAAGAAAAGCTTCCACACACTGAATGATTTTGGAGAGTGGCTGCAGGTAGACAAGTTCGGGCATACCTACAGCGCATACATGCTTGCCAAATACAGCCGTGAACTGTGGCGATGGACCGGGATACCGCGCAAGCAGCAGATATGGATAGGGGGATTGAGCGGGTTTGCCTACCAGTCCGTGATCGAAGTGCTGGATGCGCATTCCGGGCATTGGGGGTTTTCCTGGAGCGACATGGGCGCCAATGCCACTGGCGCTGCCGCAATGATCAGCCAGGAGCTGCTTTGGGATGAACAACGCATCCTGCTGAAATTTTCCACGATACCGAAACGGTACACAGACCCGGTACTGCGTAGCCGGACGGATGAACAGTTCGGCGATATTCTGCTGGAACGCATCCTCAAGGACTACAATGCGCAAACCTACTGGCTGTCCGTCAACCCTTCCGCTTTTGTGAAAGACAGCCGCTTCCCGAAATGGCTGAACATCGCCATCGGTTACGGAGCGGACGGCATGTACGCAGCGGACGACAATACCTGGGAAGATGCGGAGGGACGGCGGTTCAACTACGCGCATATTCACCGTACCCGGCAGTTCTATCTTTCTCCGGATATTGATTTCACGCGTATCCCTACACGAAAAAAAGGATTGAAAATACTGTTCCAGGTACTGAACAGCCTGAAATTCCCTGCCCCCACGCTGGAAGTGAACAGCGCCGGCAGGATCAGGATGCATGCGGTGTTCTTTTAA